The sequence ACACCGGATTCCTTTTACGACGGCGGCTACCACAGCAGTTCAGACGATCTTTTACGCCTTGCCGAAAACATGATTACCGAAGGAGCCGATGTACTCGATTTGGGCGCCTTCTCTACCCGTCCTGCCGCAAGTGAAGTAAGTATTGATGAAGAATGGGCACGGTTGAAAAATATTCTCCCCCGATTGCGGCGTCAATTCCCGCAGGTAGTGATCTCTATCGATACATACCGCAGCGAAACAGCGCGTTGCGCCATCGCCGAAGGTGCCGACATCATCAACGATATCTCCGGCGGACAGCTCGATCCTGAAATTTTTAAAGTTGTGGCCGCACATCACACACCCTATATCATGATGCACATTCAGGGTACGCCGGCCACCATGCAGATTAATCCCAAGTACAATAATGTTGTTAATGAAATTGATGATTTTTTTCAGCGACAGCTTACCCTTTTAAAAAATAAAGGTGTCGAAGAAAACATTTTGCTCGATCCCGGTTTCGGCTTTGGAAAAAGAGTGGCGCATAACTACCAGCTGCTACACGGCCTGAGGCAGTTTGCACGACATGGCTTTCCGGTGGTGGCAGGCGTTTCGCGCAAATCGATGATTAACAAAATTTTGGGCACCACACCGGATACCGCTCTAAACGGCACCACGGCGGTGAATATGCTGGCGCTGATGAATGGCGCAAGTCTGCTGCGTGTGCATGATGTAAAAGAAGCGGTGGAAACGATAAAACTTTATTGCGCTTATCGCGAAAATGGAGAGGGATCCTAACTATTTATGCCGGTCTTCGAATGCGTTTTTTCCTATAACCTGATAACCTGACAACTTCCTTTTTTTCCCGAAAACCGGGCACAAAAAAAAGGGTAAGCTACCTGTGTCGCACCGCTTCAACCGCCTACCCTTGCTGCCTTCCGACCCTGGGGGAGTTCAGCAGGAGCTGGTCGCACAGGACTTACCCCGCGGCAAAGATAATACTTCCATCTCAACAGCCAAAAAAGTTTTTCTTTAAAATCTAATTTGAAAGAAGCCGACGGTTCGCAGCCTTTAGTCGGCAACAAGCACTCTTTGCCATGTAACCAACATATATTCTTTCCACCACGCACCTTGCGTTTTTTCTTTGCGCCACGCACCATGCGTTTTTTCTTTGCGTCTTGCGCCATTCGCCATGCGTCATGCGCCACGCGCCGTGCGTTCTTTCTTTGCGCCACGCGCCCTGCGCCCTGCTTCTTCTAAAACTTTTTCCGCCTGCTATTGGTTTCCTGTGTACATTTGCACAATAACCAAATAACGTTTCAACAATGAACGACAAAATGTCTAAAACAAATTTCACGCTGATGCATGGTGCAATTCTTGGCGTTATTCTTATTGT comes from Bacteroidales bacterium and encodes:
- the folP gene encoding dihydropteroate synthase, with product MKSLLVSDKWTFEKLTFEQPRVMGILNFTPDSFYDGGYHSSSDDLLRLAENMITEGADVLDLGAFSTRPAASEVSIDEEWARLKNILPRLRRQFPQVVISIDTYRSETARCAIAEGADIINDISGGQLDPEIFKVVAAHHTPYIMMHIQGTPATMQINPKYNNVVNEIDDFFQRQLTLLKNKGVEENILLDPGFGFGKRVAHNYQLLHGLRQFARHGFPVVAGVSRKSMINKILGTTPDTALNGTTAVNMLALMNGASLLRVHDVKEAVETIKLYCAYRENGEGS